A region from the Bacteroidota bacterium genome encodes:
- a CDS encoding O-antigen ligase family protein, whose translation MLKRYVNLPVDFTLLTFIIALLASFLNKPSISSKVLNVLLWIIPFSIFYLITMVYSPSNTYSLLKAGKLLMSILSLFIVTIIFSKKNSFIYFRAIFKIVYVALVTILTFLFVTGQFSTFFITGDLLLAPDYLSISTFLATSLFLYLKDRGFFINTVKILSLLAILLLGGRGPFVITVILLLIYFAKMLIRGSFIRNLIIYFIVIAGLFILSVELSLHERTFERLASLIEDPTDSYLNPRYPMWVFAWESFLEKPIFGHGLGSFGLYYLNVDMRAYPHNLILEILFEAGVIGLILAIIFGGRVSKYLKINNIALELKLILFFFLLDFMKSNSIEDLRVFLIWIGIILMSNISTEECVNHTAKEKLESI comes from the coding sequence ATGTTAAAACGGTATGTTAATCTTCCAGTGGATTTTACACTTTTAACTTTTATAATTGCACTATTAGCTTCTTTTCTCAATAAGCCAAGTATTAGCTCTAAAGTATTAAATGTTTTACTGTGGATAATACCGTTCAGCATTTTCTATCTGATTACTATGGTTTATTCACCTAGCAACACCTATTCCCTATTGAAAGCTGGTAAATTGTTAATGAGTATATTAAGTTTATTTATTGTCACAATCATATTTAGTAAAAAAAACTCATTTATATATTTTAGAGCAATATTTAAAATCGTATATGTAGCTTTGGTTACTATACTAACATTTTTGTTTGTCACAGGTCAGTTTAGTACTTTTTTTATCACAGGTGATCTTTTACTAGCACCTGACTACTTATCAATATCAACATTTTTAGCCACCTCATTATTTTTGTATTTAAAAGATAGAGGTTTCTTTATTAATACTGTAAAAATTCTTAGCTTGTTAGCTATATTACTTTTAGGTGGTCGTGGCCCATTCGTTATTACTGTTATATTGCTTTTGATTTATTTTGCTAAAATGCTAATTAGAGGAAGTTTTATTAGAAATTTAATAATCTATTTCATCGTTATTGCAGGATTATTTATTTTATCTGTTGAGTTATCATTACATGAACGCACTTTTGAAAGATTAGCATCGTTAATAGAAGATCCAACAGATTCTTATCTTAATCCAAGATATCCAATGTGGGTCTTTGCTTGGGAAAGTTTTCTTGAGAAACCAATTTTTGGTCATGGTTTGGGTAGCTTTGGCTTATACTATCTTAATGTCGATATGAGAGCATATCCTCATAACCTAATACTTGAAATTCTATTTGAAGCGGGCGTGATTGGTTTAATCTTAGCAATTATTTTTGGTGGTCGTGTCTCTAAATATCTCAAAATTAATAATATTGCACTAGAATTGAAACTAATTCTGTTTTTCTTTCTGTTAGATTTTATGAAATCTAACTCCATTGAGGATTTAAGAGTCTTTTTAATTTGGATAGGAATCATTTTAATGAGTAATATAAGCACCGAAGAATGTGTTAACCATACAGCTAAAGAAAAGTTAGAAAGTATTTAA
- the hisH gene encoding imidazole glycerol phosphate synthase subunit HisH, translated as MITIIDYGAGNILSIKNMIKRIGGSCLITSDPIEIEKSKKLILPGVGNFDFGMNNLLKNNLVESLNNAVLQYKTPILGICLGAQLMCASSEEGIKDGLNWFNARVIKFEKEQLQSNQKIPHMGWNFLTLQKNSKLFEGFTDKRFYFVHSYHFLTHEASINLTKTIYGYEFVSAMERDNIFAVQFHPEKSHKYGMKLMENFINL; from the coding sequence ATGATAACAATAATTGATTATGGAGCAGGTAACATACTGAGCATAAAAAACATGATAAAAAGGATTGGTGGCAGCTGTTTAATTACAAGCGATCCCATTGAAATCGAAAAATCCAAAAAACTTATCTTGCCAGGAGTCGGAAATTTTGACTTCGGAATGAACAATCTGCTTAAGAATAACCTCGTGGAATCCTTAAATAATGCTGTTCTTCAGTATAAAACACCTATTCTTGGCATATGCTTGGGTGCGCAATTGATGTGTGCTTCATCAGAAGAGGGGATAAAAGATGGGTTAAACTGGTTTAATGCTCGTGTTATTAAATTTGAGAAGGAGCAGCTTCAGAGCAATCAAAAGATTCCTCATATGGGTTGGAATTTTTTAACTTTACAAAAGAATAGCAAATTGTTTGAGGGTTTTACTGATAAACGCTTTTATTTTGTCCACAGTTATCATTTTTTAACCCATGAAGCTTCAATCAACCTTACGAAAACTATATATGGTTATGAGTTTGTGTCTGCTATGGAAAGAGATAACATTTTTGCTGTTCAATTCCATCCTGAAAAAAGTCACAAATATGGCATGAAATTGATGGAAAACTTTATTAATTTATGA
- a CDS encoding glycosyltransferase family 2 protein: MKPLLSIVIPTKDRYEYLLELLLFFIRVERDDFEVIVQDNSKDNIKIVEFLEKHNQKRIKYFYNGEHLSVVENADLAVANAIGEYVTMIGDDDGISMKLIDFLKKMNSKYDAYLFNKPTYIWPDVTHRYHSSNFSGTITIKEFNGQIADLNVDEIIANVLKVGGTRILNLPRVYHAVIKRSVMDSLRQTAGTYFPGPSPDMANAIAISNFVKKMAYVDIPYIISGTSVKSTAGAGAIGKHIGEIKDQAFLPKETSALWSKNIPYYWSGTTIYAASTIRALESLNKIILLKKMNLSFLYASCLVFDKGMRKRILNTIWGKFGFSRIDCYIKLIYYLFEIYILRVKIYVRNKVLSKGKRNNNYQNLTEIMSIGYAINTIDSLISEYETGSK, from the coding sequence ATGAAGCCATTATTAAGCATAGTTATACCAACTAAAGACAGGTATGAGTATCTCTTAGAACTATTGCTGTTTTTTATTAGGGTTGAAAGAGACGATTTCGAAGTAATCGTTCAGGATAATTCTAAAGATAACATTAAAATAGTTGAATTTTTAGAGAAGCATAATCAGAAACGAATAAAGTACTTTTATAATGGAGAACATCTCTCGGTTGTTGAAAATGCTGATTTAGCTGTTGCAAACGCTATTGGCGAATATGTTACCATGATTGGTGATGATGATGGAATTTCGATGAAGCTTATTGACTTTCTTAAGAAGATGAATTCCAAGTATGATGCCTATCTTTTTAACAAGCCTACTTATATATGGCCAGATGTAACACATCGATATCACAGTTCAAATTTTTCAGGAACTATTACTATCAAAGAGTTCAATGGACAAATCGCAGATCTAAATGTTGACGAAATTATTGCTAATGTGTTAAAAGTTGGCGGAACACGAATTCTGAATCTTCCTAGAGTCTATCATGCAGTTATTAAAAGAAGTGTTATGGATTCACTTCGGCAAACAGCTGGCACATACTTTCCCGGTCCCAGCCCTGATATGGCTAATGCAATTGCAATAAGCAATTTCGTTAAAAAAATGGCTTACGTAGACATCCCATATATTATATCTGGAACCTCTGTTAAAAGTACTGCAGGTGCAGGAGCGATAGGTAAACATATTGGGGAGATTAAAGATCAGGCATTTTTACCTAAAGAGACCAGTGCTCTTTGGTCAAAAAATATTCCATATTATTGGTCAGGAACAACCATATATGCAGCGTCTACAATCAGAGCCCTGGAGTCACTTAATAAAATCATTTTACTTAAAAAAATGAATTTATCCTTTTTGTATGCCAGTTGTCTGGTTTTTGACAAAGGAATGAGAAAGCGTATACTTAATACCATTTGGGGCAAATTTGGTTTCAGTAGAATCGACTGCTATATTAAATTAATTTACTACTTATTTGAAATTTATATCCTTCGCGTCAAAATTTATGTAAGAAATAAGGTGCTTTCAAAAGGCAAAAGGAACAACAATTATCAAAATCTCACAGAAATAATGTCAATCGGTTACGCCATTAATACAATCGATTCATTGATCAGTGAATATGAAACCGGGAGCAAATAA